A portion of the Pan troglodytes isolate AG18354 chromosome 10, NHGRI_mPanTro3-v2.0_pri, whole genome shotgun sequence genome contains these proteins:
- the NEMP1 gene encoding nuclear envelope integral membrane protein 1 isoform X1 gives MAGGMKVAVSPAVGPGPWGSGVGGGGTVRLLLILSGCLVYGTAETDVNVVMLQESQVCEKRASQQFCYTNVLIPKWHDIWTRIQIRVNSSRLVRVTQVENEEKLKELEQFSIWNFFSSFLKEKLNDTYVNVGLYSTKTCLKVEIIEKDTKYSVIVIRRFDPKLFLVFLLGLMLFFCGDLLSRSQIFYYSTGMSVGIVASLLIIIFILSKFMPKKSPIYVILVGGWSFSLYLIQLVFKNLQEIWRCYWQYLLSYVLTVGFMSFAVCYKYGPLENERSINLLTWTLQLMGLCFMYSGIQIPHIALAIIIIALCTKNLEHPIQWLYITCRKVCKGAEKPVPPRLLTEEEYRIQGEVETRKALEELREFCNSPDCSAWKTVSRIQSPKRFADFVEGSSHLTPNEVSVHEQEYGLGSIIAQDEIYEEASSEEEDSYSRCPAITQNSFLT, from the exons CTGAAACTGATGTAAATGTGGTCATGCTTCAGGAATCCCAAGTTTGTGAAAAGCGTGCCAGCCAACAATTCTGTTACACAAATGTGCTTATCCCAAAATGGCATGATATATGGACACGGATACAG ATCCGAGTAAATAGTTCCAGATTGGTTCGAGTCACCCAGGTGGAGAATGAGGAGAAACTGAAGGAGCTAGAGCAGTTTAGTATCTGgaactttttttcctcctttttaaaagagaaattgaaTGACACCTATGTTAACGTGGGTCTATACAGCACAAAAACCTGCCTCAAAGTTGAGATTATAGAGAAGGACACCAAGTACAGTGTCATTGTGATCCGGA GATTTGATCCCAAactctttcttgttttccttcttgGACTTATgctatttttttgtggagacttgCTGAGCAG aagTCAAATTTTCTACTACTCTACTGGGATGAGTGTGGGAATTGTGGCCTCTCTGCTAATCATCATTTTTATACTATCTAAGTTTATGCCTAAG AAAAGTCCCATTTACGTCATCCTGGTGGGAGGCTGGTCTTTTTCTCTGTACCTCATtcaactagtttttaaaaatttacaagagaTCTGGAGGTGTTACTGGCAGTATCTTTTAA GTTATGTCCTCACAGTTGGATTCATGAGTTTTGCAGTATGTTACAAGTATGGGCCCTTGGAGAATGAACGAAGTATCAACCTGCTGACCTGGACCTTGCAGCTGATGGGCCTGTGTTTCATGTATTCTGGCATCCAGATACCACATATTGCCCTTGCCATTATCATCATTGCTCTTTGTACTAAGAACCTGGAACACCCTATTCAGTGGCTGTACATCACCTGCAG AAAGGTGTGTAAGGGAGCAGAAAAGCCTGTTCCCCCTCGTCTCCTGACAGAAGAAGAATATCGGATACAAGGAGAGGTAGAAACCCGAAAGGCTTTGGAGGAGCTCCGAGAATTTTGTAACAGTCCAGACTGCTCTGCTTGGAAGACTGTTTCTCGAATCCAGTCTCCAAAAAG ATTTGCTGACTTTGTGGAAGGCTCTTCCCACCTCACGCCAAATGAAGTTTCTGTCCATGAGCAGGAGTATGGATTAGGGAGCATTATTGCCCAGGATGAAATCTATGAGGAAGCATCCTCTGAGGAGGAGGACTCATATTCTCGGTGTCCTGCTATCACACAGAACAGCTTTCTAACCTAG
- the NEMP1 gene encoding nuclear envelope integral membrane protein 1 isoform X2, whose protein sequence is MLQESQVCEKRASQQFCYTNVLIPKWHDIWTRIQIRVNSSRLVRVTQVENEEKLKELEQFSIWNFFSSFLKEKLNDTYVNVGLYSTKTCLKVEIIEKDTKYSVIVIRRFDPKLFLVFLLGLMLFFCGDLLSRSQIFYYSTGMSVGIVASLLIIIFILSKFMPKKSPIYVILVGGWSFSLYLIQLVFKNLQEIWRCYWQYLLSYVLTVGFMSFAVCYKYGPLENERSINLLTWTLQLMGLCFMYSGIQIPHIALAIIIIALCTKNLEHPIQWLYITCRKVCKGAEKPVPPRLLTEEEYRIQGEVETRKALEELREFCNSPDCSAWKTVSRIQSPKRFADFVEGSSHLTPNEVSVHEQEYGLGSIIAQDEIYEEASSEEEDSYSRCPAITQNSFLT, encoded by the exons ATGCTTCAGGAATCCCAAGTTTGTGAAAAGCGTGCCAGCCAACAATTCTGTTACACAAATGTGCTTATCCCAAAATGGCATGATATATGGACACGGATACAG ATCCGAGTAAATAGTTCCAGATTGGTTCGAGTCACCCAGGTGGAGAATGAGGAGAAACTGAAGGAGCTAGAGCAGTTTAGTATCTGgaactttttttcctcctttttaaaagagaaattgaaTGACACCTATGTTAACGTGGGTCTATACAGCACAAAAACCTGCCTCAAAGTTGAGATTATAGAGAAGGACACCAAGTACAGTGTCATTGTGATCCGGA GATTTGATCCCAAactctttcttgttttccttcttgGACTTATgctatttttttgtggagacttgCTGAGCAG aagTCAAATTTTCTACTACTCTACTGGGATGAGTGTGGGAATTGTGGCCTCTCTGCTAATCATCATTTTTATACTATCTAAGTTTATGCCTAAG AAAAGTCCCATTTACGTCATCCTGGTGGGAGGCTGGTCTTTTTCTCTGTACCTCATtcaactagtttttaaaaatttacaagagaTCTGGAGGTGTTACTGGCAGTATCTTTTAA GTTATGTCCTCACAGTTGGATTCATGAGTTTTGCAGTATGTTACAAGTATGGGCCCTTGGAGAATGAACGAAGTATCAACCTGCTGACCTGGACCTTGCAGCTGATGGGCCTGTGTTTCATGTATTCTGGCATCCAGATACCACATATTGCCCTTGCCATTATCATCATTGCTCTTTGTACTAAGAACCTGGAACACCCTATTCAGTGGCTGTACATCACCTGCAG AAAGGTGTGTAAGGGAGCAGAAAAGCCTGTTCCCCCTCGTCTCCTGACAGAAGAAGAATATCGGATACAAGGAGAGGTAGAAACCCGAAAGGCTTTGGAGGAGCTCCGAGAATTTTGTAACAGTCCAGACTGCTCTGCTTGGAAGACTGTTTCTCGAATCCAGTCTCCAAAAAG ATTTGCTGACTTTGTGGAAGGCTCTTCCCACCTCACGCCAAATGAAGTTTCTGTCCATGAGCAGGAGTATGGATTAGGGAGCATTATTGCCCAGGATGAAATCTATGAGGAAGCATCCTCTGAGGAGGAGGACTCATATTCTCGGTGTCCTGCTATCACACAGAACAGCTTTCTAACCTAG